tttCATTAGGGAAACCCCAGACAGAGAATATGGCAGAGAATTTAAATTCTATTTCATATCTTCCAGACAAGATACATTAGGTTATGGAGAGGTCTTGGAAAGGCCAGGAAAGGAGAGTGCACATCCAGCCAAGCATTTCCCATCTTGAGTTTTGTCTCCATGGACACATTTTGATTTGAAACTTACTCaagaaagaagaagacaaattGCAGTCCACAGTGGTCAAATTCTGATGAAGCCTGACTTTAGTTACTGAATTTTATGCTGTTAAGGGAAAAAGACCCGGGGTGATTTGGAGTGGGTCTCACCCTCTTGGGGTCTTAGCCTCAGCACTGGGTGATGCCCACAGCCCTTAGGTTTGTCTCCAGCAGTGGCAAGATATGAATCTGACTTTATAGGGAGCCGCTGGATTTTAGAAGTGGTCCCACAATCTGGGGTAACCCCAGGGCACTCTCTCTTGCTAGTTATGGTGACAGGTTCTAAAAATATTCCTGAGGATCCAAAGACTTTGAAATGTAAATGGACAAAGAAAGGCTGTGTTCCTAATCAGCTGCTCTGTGCTGCATGGGGTACGAATCTGTGAGGTCCCCAGATGAGGTACAGGGGAGGAAGTGGTAGAATTTAGGAGGCGTCGTCTTTTATTTTGTCCAGCTGGGACTTTTGAGTATCCACCAAGATGGCGAATTAAGGGATGGGGAAGCTACTGGGATCGGTTTAACCTTCccgcttaaggagcttccctgcaggatggaatgtttcaatctcagaggaaactgttacacaacaacaacacatacaatattacatctttaaaaattaacacaTCAAAGAAGCCAGTTTGCTGAAGAAGACTGGAAGCCTTTCCCTACCTGCGCTTCATCTAATGAACTGAGCAAACACATGGATGTATGAATTTATGCTGTTAGGGGAAAAAGACCAGTGAGTGATTTGGATCGGCTCTCTCACCCTACTGGGGTGTTAACCTCATCACTGGGTGATGCCCAAAGCCCTTGGGTGACGGAATTAAGGGACATGAGTGAGACCCAGCCACTGTATTCGGTGAAAAGAGAAGATAGTTCTGCACAAAACTATTGAGAAAATGTGTAAAAAGAACTATTACAGAGCTGTAGGGAAGCGCGAGGTTGGGAAAGGATGGGGAAAGGGCAGACACCCCGAGCCCCGCCCCCTACCCCATGCCCAACCCCATTCTTGGAGGCGGTCAGGGAGAGTCTCCTGCTGGTCACAACAAGCTCCCACTTTGCTCAAATCAACCTAAAGTGGTTTTAAAATCCTCCTTGATTCAGACAGAGGCGAACCTTCTGTCGTGAGAGGAGGTGGAGTTCTCCGGTTTGGTGCACGCGTGACTGAGGcgccctggtcctcctgccttgtTGCTTCTTGCAGGCAGCCAGAGCTGGGGTGCTCGTGGTGGCCTCTGGGAGGGTAAGGGGAACCTCCAGCCCCATCTTCTGAGAGCTGAGGGGAGGTGAGTGTGAGAGAGTGGATGACCACCTTCCTGAAACCTAGCTCCAAGGTCGCCTTCTCAGCCAagtcccccttttcttttttgatgtccAGCTTCATAGACTGGCCCCTTTTCCTGCTTTTAAATTAGACCACTGCTCAGTTCATTCCTCTAAGAGCAGGGCTAGGCCTCGCTGCACGCCTGGCTACCAGCCTCCAAAGGCAAGCCAACGGCTCCTTTTCAtgtcattaaaaattaattattaattttgcagcgtggtggtggtggtggtggtggtggcggcggcggcggcggcggcggcggcggcggcggcggcggcggcggcggcggcagcgcacgcctttaatcccagcgctcgggaggcagaggcaggcggatctctgtgagttcaaggccagcctgggctacagactgagttccaggaaaggatccagagctacacagagaaaccttgtctcaaaaaacaaacaaaaaatttattaatttagaaatgagttgtgtttgtgtgtgcacaggcacgtgtgtgtgcccacatgcatgtgggtgcctACAGAGGCTAGAAGCGGGTGTCAAGttgcctggagctggaattacagttggttgtgagtttataacgtgggtcctctgcaaaagcagcaaatgctaACTCCTGAGCCAGCTGTCCAGCTCCTCTGTCCTCCTGTTTTCATCCCGATACTCATTATTGTAGCCAAGCTGagcttgaactcatggcaatcctcctgtgtcagcctcccagATTCTGAGATTACACGCGTTGAGAACTCCAGGCTTGGTCCTTTTTGTTTAATTTCCGCTCACCTGGAGGTGGCAGGGTTAACAGAATGAGTAAGCAGGCTCAGCTTTCTCTTGGTCCACAAGCCGTCCCCTGCCTTTTGGCTCTGAATCAACTCCTGCTAACACTCTGCACAAGGAATGTTTTTCCAACAATTGTTTTCTTCCCccatttggcttttaaaaaatcattgctAGAAATGGAAAAGCAGCCCTGTCCAACTGAACAACAAAGGAGCGTGTTGGATGTGCATCATCTCACGAGATCTGCTGAGGGCTCACTCTGTCAGGCTTCCTACAGAGTCCTTACTGGAGTCTGGTTACATCATTTCAGAACAGTGTGAGGCACTTATGACAtcaccacccccagccttccaGTACCCTAGTCTTTGACTCACCATTTCAAATGTAGCAATGAGCAAAATGCTAGAGGTAAAGCTAGGCTtgatggtacacatctgtaactccagtgttcctgaggcggaggcagggggattgctaaGAATTCAAGacaagcctaggctacacagcaaaactcgATCTCACAAAACAGATagccactttctggttggatttaagtcGTGGGGGTAAGCCCATTACTGTTATTCTGGTAGTTGACATAATGTTCAAACGACATTGTTTTACTTATAaagcatctctcaaccctcatcaggaagcttctatttgcagtagatggtgatcaGCATGGAGGCCCACAAACAGCCAAGGTGTGGAGAATGAGAGCCTTCAGAGGGCTCAGCCCTAAGAGGAACCTTTACTGCACCCCCTCCTCCTAAGCTTCAGGGATCATTTTGgaataggaagcagagacaggaggagccagaggcagagaatgAATTCAAGGGAACAGTGCCCTTTGGATagagcagggcagctgcacatctGAACTCAGCAGTtaggacagcatgcacaagaagCCCCATGCAATTTTGCACATAACCAAATCCcgctgggagaggagaggtggacatAAAGTCCTACCCCTCGCTGAGGGACTACTGGTAATTGATAACTGCTGGGAGGTGGAGGgtcagttttcttgtttgtttgtttttttctagacagggtttctctgtgtagccctggctatcctggaactcactctgtagactaggctggcctcaaactcagagatccccctgcctctgccttctgagtgctgggaccatcGCCTGGCCagagagtccattttctttaacACTGTAGTCCATCCAAGCTGCAGAGAAAGGTCACATATCCATGAATAAAAGAGCAGCACAGATTGGGTTTGGTGGATGAGGAAAACAAAGACACGGTTGAGTGGGTAGAAAAGGGGGCAtggatttgggaggagttggtGAACATGGtcaaaattcttaaagaactaattaaaaagaaaaaagaaaaccaacaatgaaatccaaacaaacaaacagatcgGGTTTAAGGAGCCCGAGCCACTTCAGGTGGGATGTTCTTCAAAAGAAACCCCTGGAGAATCGTGTACACTCTGGAGAACGCTAGAAACACCTTGAATGTCAGCAGTAGGCTCCTTGttggtgtggtgatgcatgcctgaaCAACCAGCCCTTCAGAAATGAAGGCAgggaggtcatgagttcaaggtcagcctcagataCCTGAGACCTGGCCCCGCCCCCTGGAATGAGTAGGAAATTTAGCCAAACAAACGATGCAGACTCACAGTAACAGATGTGCAGAGACTCCACTACTGCCGGAGCAGCTTAGCGTGGCTGGTGCTTCCTGGGAGCCAGGCTGTCTGGTGGCGTGATGTGCTCTTGGCCCCAGCCAAGCTGCCTTCCGTAGGACAACATAAAAAAGATTTCTTATTGACTCTAGTGGGATGCTTTTCGTCAAATGAACTAACCGACCTGGAGAATATAAGgagaaatccacggagtctgtttaaagggcaaagaatttattaagggGAAAAACGCACGGTACAGAACAGAGTTGACACAGGTTCTGGAATGCTGTTCCGGCCGCCTGAATCAGTCCCCCATCCAAGCCCCACAAAGGGACTACAtacatctcaggtcttaagggtctcCAAGAgaccacaccccaggggcatgtacttcaaggtcatagctaggtACCTGCTGTATCTCTAGGGGTgctgcttcaaggtcataggcagaccAGCTATCCACTACATCAGAAGGCTTCTACAGAGTGACTGCCACCGTCAAGGAGGATGGACATTTTAATCCTCACAACAGCAAAGTGAACCCTTGAAGGTAAGGCTAAATTCCTTTAAAGGAACAAAACTTTAAAGGCTGGTAAGTggtcattattatttttccattttaatttttttgagacagtcttattctgtagcccaggctggccttgaactcccagcaaGCCTTTCGTCTCAgcttcccaactgctgggattactggAGTGTGCCACTATGACCAACCAAGCCTGCTCCACTGTTAGTTTCCTCGCCCCCTCCCTTCAAAGAAAGGGGTGAAGGGCAGTACAGGGGGTATGTAGCATGCTCAGCATCTTCAGGGATAAAACACACTgccattttaaagacattttaaattggaaaaaaggatttatttttattttacatgtatgaatgttttatctgcatgcatgtgtgtgcagcatgtgCGTGCCTGATGCCTGTGAGGTCGGAATAGGACGCTAGCTTCCcaggaactgaaattacaggatGACTATAAGCCACCACGTGAACACTAGGGACCAAAtccctgtcctctgcaagagcagtaagtgctcttagacactgaaccatctctcagtcctaaggattttttttttttttttgattttgaagtgtgtgtgaaCGTGTGAGTTTGTGCTCATGAGGGCAGCGtccatggaggcaagaagatagtgtcagatcccttggaagtggagttacaaatagttgtgagctgttcagtactggtgctgggaaccaaacttgtgtcctctgctAGACAaggacatgctcttaactgctgagccactgagccatctctctgccccccccccctcctttttttcttttttggtttttggagacagggtttctctgtgtatctcgtcttctgtagaccaggctggcctcaaactcacagagatccacctgtctctgcctcccaagtgctgggattaaaggcaagtgccaccaccaccaccagctctttttcttttcttttcgagACTGACTTGCAACAACCTCTTAGTCTCGTATGTGGAGGTGCATCGCCACGCCAGCTTTTACCCTACATTTTtgcatttacttttttgtttgtgtgtgtgtgtgtgtgtgtgtgtgtgtgtgtgtgtgtgtgtgtgtttgtgtgcaggcttgtgtaggggtcagaggacagttttctgGAGTTGCTTTTCTCCTTGCACCACGTGTGTTgtaggaattaaacccaggttgTTAAGCTCAGAGGCAAGAGCCCttactgagccgtctcaccagaCCTGCATTGTAAAGTTTGAAAAGCCTGATAGAGAAGTCTTACTAAGGTCGTGCTGAAAATACTTCAATGTTGTAAAGACAAATTACTAAACTACATGGAcaaagtgaatatatatatatgtgtgtgtgtgtgtgtgtgtgtgtgtgtacactatatATGCGATGACGTGTCACCtttgaaactcaaaacaattcattGAATGAACACAATTCCCCTCaatattattgatttaaaaatgagCTTATGTCTATCTCGAGTTTTGGTAAGCTGTTCCCTCCTTCTCACATAGATTTCGTTCACATAATATAGAAATGTTGactttgcaaaaaataaaaataaaatctctctctttatatatatacatatatgtatatatgcctcactttgattttgtttctttttctccatcttctcAAAGATGAAGACTGTCGTCCTTGTGATAAAGGGGTGtgtgtatatcacacacatacacataattgatCTTTGATACTGAGTCTCAAGTAGTCCAGCGTGGCCTCAAATTTGCGGTGTAGCTGAATATGACCTTAAACTGGTCTCTTCACTGTCCTAGTACTGGGATTTCTTATTGACTCCAGTGGGAGGCACAGTGAATTCCCGGCTGAATTCATACAATAAGGATATGCTTTTAATAACAGGgggaaagcaattttaaaaaaatcaggactCATTCTTTGGAGTTGTCTTATTTATTCCTCCTACCCTTcaagtgctggggaccaaacctatAACCTCGGGCATGTTAGGCAGGCACCTTACCGCTGCGCTATCCCCCAGTCCCATTCTTGTTTATCTTTATGTGGCAAGTGATTCTAGCTCTATTTGGACCTAaatttctgagaaagaaaagaggaagtgaaaaaccAACAGTCCCCTTCCCCTTCAGTGGTGATAAGCTGCAGCTGGCTTCAggggaccccccaccccccaaacacacacaaggtTGCAGTGCGTGTATCTTCTCCCCCATCCTCAGAAACAGCCCTGTTCCCCCGAAGTGGTCCCATGggcttgggggtggtggtggtggtggtggtggtggattctGAACTTAAAACCCCTCTGCCAAGCTGGGAGGAGAGTAAGGTCAACAAGCCAGGACCACCAAGCCTCCTGTGGTCCACAAGGAGTTGGGGGGCGGGGTCAACTACCCGTTGTAAACCCCCGAATCCCTGTAACAAAAGTCggcctggaaaggggaaattcCCAGTGGGAATGTACACAGCTGAGGACAAGTTACAGACACTGAGAAGTGGAGCCGTgattgggtgtatgtgtgtgtgtgtgtgtgtgggggggtggttttCAGAAAGAAAGTCCCGAGGACACCAGCTCCTCTGACCACGACAGTGTGACTGGCCCCCGTGGGTGCGGGTGGTGCCAGGTACTGCTCTAGGACCTCGAGGGACAAACGTCTCTCAGTCTACAGTGCCAGCCAGGAGCATACTGCATGTGCTTTTCCACCGTGCCCTTCGACTTGCCCGCCTGCGTCCAGGGGCTGTCTTGTCCTCCATGTCTCAGTTTTGTTCACCTCTCGGCCCCCCACAGGCTGGTGCACCTGGTGGGCACGCTGCCAGGATCggtggaaaggaagagaaggaggcagcGGGGTGAGAGGGAAGTGAGGGGGTCTCTCCTCGCCTCTTAAGACACAGGCGGGATGTACAGGGTTTCCCCTGGAACAGGGCCACACCACCTTCTTCTCTCCGAAGGGAGGGGCTCCAGGTGACAAATCTTTAACACACGCTTCCTGACAAACAGATGCGCAAGGGCAGTCGGGTGCTACTGGTGCTTGGCGGTCTTAGAGGCCAGTGGTCGAAGTTTCCGAAGTGTTTGGTTGCAGCTCTTTCTCATCTGTCACGATCCATTAGATCCCCCCTACGTGACAATGgccagggatggggagagaggagcCCCCCACAGCTCTGGCCTGGTGCCGTAGACGTCCTCCTCAGGTAGGCGTCCTCCCCTGAGGTTCCTGATCACCTTGCCATCCATCTCTCCAAGATCTCTTTTCCGCCAACCAGCCAGGCACAGCCTGCTCAGGTTCTGTCCGACTTGGAGACTGCAGACTCCGCCCCCTCTTTGGGTGAGTCTTCCCAAATCAGTCTCCAGTCCCTATCTGGATCAGGATCGTCGCTAGGGCAGGTTCTCTCCAAGGTGGAGTTTCCTCCAAAGTGGACGGCTCCACCTCCCGCCCCAGAGTGGACGCCCTTCGGTGCTCCGAGAGCCTGCCCAGGCCGTCTCCGGAGGGCAACTGGCCTTTGAGCTCAGGCTGCCCGGGAGGTGACCGGTCCTGCGGCTTCAGGAGCAACTGCCCCTCCTCTCGCTCCGGGGCTGGTGACAGTGGACcgtggggaggggaaagggggcgGGTCTCCAGGGGCCGGTACTTTCCGACGCTGGAAACGCGCTCGGCCCTTGGCGTCCCGGGACCCCATTAACACCAGGGTCCCCAGGGAGCGGCCCAGGGAGGGGCGGGGCGCCCGCCGTCCCTCACGTTGGCTCTCAGCCTCTCGAGTTACAGCTTCGGGTTCTCCCGCGGGTGCCTTTCCCTGCTCCGGGACAAAGCGGCTCGGTGGCAGTGGCGCGGTCCGGAGAAGACCCCCGCTGCGCTCGGGACTCCAGCTCGCAGGgcgccccgcccgcccgccgccccgCTTCCACCCCTCCCGGCAGCGCAGGGAAAGCCCCCGCggctcctcccaccccagggGCTTTTCTCCAGTCGCCGGCGACTTGGCTTCGGGAGCGCAGCCGCCTGGCGCCGCTTTCCGCCGGGCTGGAGCGCACGGTGCCCCTGGCTCTTCTGCGGAACGCCAGGGGCAAGAATCGGTGACCTCGGGGCGCGCCCCGCGTCCCGGGTCCCCTAACCGTCACCTCGGCCCCCCGGCCCGCGCCTAGGCCTCCAGCATGGTGCTGCTGGCTGGGCCCGGGCCGGAGGGCGGCGGGACGCGCTGCTTGTCCCCGCAGTCGCCGACGCCACCCCGGGGCGCGCAGACAGGGGACGACCCGGGGGACTACGAGGAGTACGAAGACTTCTCGAGTCTGCCGGACACCCGCAGCATAGCCTCAGACGACTCCTTCTACCCTCCCGGAGGCGAGGAGGAGTGCGGCGCGGCGAGCGCGGAGTGCGTCCCGGAGGGCGTCCCGGAAGCGGCGACCCTCCTGCGCGCCGCCTGCACCAACGACGTGGGGCTGCTGCGGGCGCTAGTGCTGCGCGGTCCGAGTTCCGAGGAGGTACAGGAGACTGACCGCAACGGCCGGGTAAGCTCGGGTGTGGGTCCCCTCCGCTCTCCTCACTCGCCCCGACCCCCGTGCCACCCCAAGTCTGGGTCTGCTGCCGCCCAGAGCACCCATTTCATTCCTTCTGTGTGGCGTATGGTGAAGGGACACCATT
The Peromyscus leucopus breed LL Stock chromosome 11, UCI_PerLeu_2.1, whole genome shotgun sequence DNA segment above includes these coding regions:
- the Ankrd33b gene encoding ankyrin repeat domain-containing protein 33B isoform X2 codes for the protein MVLLAGPGPEGGGTRCLSPQSPTPPRGAQTGDDPGDYEEYEDFSSLPDTRSIASDDSFYPPGGEEECGAASAECVPEGVPEAATLLRAACTNDVGLLRALVLRGPSSEEVQETDRNGRGMPPSPTTC